cttctatcgaaccTTCATCAAACCTACCGAGctactggttcaaacccagaaaaaaccacaaaAAAACCCAGATCTAAGAACTACCATACCCATTCCACACCACCAGATTCAAAGGGatcaaaacaataacaataatcaCGAGGGTTCAAGAATATACCTTAATGAGAATATGGGTTCAATTGATGTGTTCGACCGGTTCGACGACGTGGGTTTCGAGCTTTGTTGTCGCCGTTGGCTCGACAGGTTTAACGACAGTTCTGGGTGGCCGACTtcgaagaagagaaagagagagggtgaGATCAACGGGTTCCTTTGCTTTTTGGGGTTTCCTTCGATTTGGGTTTGGGTTTCGGGGATTGAGAGTCTgaatagagagagtgagagagctTGTGTgggaaaaaatttgagtggaaaaAAAAATGAGAGGGGTAGTTTTGGTACTTGGTGAAAATTTAGCACCAATTTGAAAAATTTATTAGTGTtggtattatttagtaattatacctactattatgcataaatagtgaaaaatttgttaatttttttttgtttcaattTTAGGTTTTTAGGTACATTATTTATCTATTTTATATTGCTATACTTTTTTCCTTTTTGAAAGGGATTTAATGCTACACTTGAATAGTagcttttttatatatataaaaaaaatcaaaatataattaaatcaaatagTATGTTTAACAggtaaaacttgattttttacCCAAAAAAAAACAGGTAAAACTTGATTAAAATATGTAGTTGAACTTGTCCCTAGAATATTAATCTtcactaatatttgatattatattaccaagacaaaaaaaataattttgctAACTCCGAGGAAGAAAAAATTgatacttttattttttttatttttttgcagcTACATATTATTTGCAGCATGAGTTGCATAATTAAATTCTGCCCTTCTTTCTGGTTTTGTTTCTATTCTTTAAATTATGTTCATCAAGCGAGTATATTTTAAGATATAAAAGATCATGCCTTTTTGCTAGGCTTATCGAAGATACAAGCATAAAAATGTACATAAAATTCAGCAAAGTAGAGGATTCCCGGTCCTAATAGCTAATTTCACTGTTTCTTTGCATATTCTCTTGGTCCAAAAATAGTTGAACCAATTCTCACATTAGTGCTGCCCATTTCAATCTGCATTATCATAATATGAGAACATTTCATTAGTAGGAAGTGCCAAAAGAAGAAACAAAGCGTTTAAAGAGCAAAACTCAAAAGAACAACTTTAAAAGGCAGCATTACCGCTTGCTCAAAGTCACCAGACATGCCCATTGAAAGTTCACACTGCTCTTCTGTAAGCCCAAGTGTCTTGCACACCTCAAGTCTGCAGTTTGACAGTGTCTAATTGATTGACATGAATTAGTGTAAACAAATGAAATTGTAGAAATAAAGTGAAGTAGATAAATAGAATTATAGAAGTGCACAGCATTGTGACTTCATTTCTTGATAGAACTAGTTACCCTAAAATTCTCTGGAGTTGATGTGTAGTCCGGCATCCCGATTGTCATTAACCCAGAAAACAGTAGATTTGGGCAGTGCAATTTGACATGTTTTGCGAGCTCAACAACACCAGAAGGGTCAACACCAGATTTTGCTGCCAGAAATGTCAAAACCATCTTATATTACCTTTGTCATCGTAAAGAAGGTAAGCATAGTATTGATATAGAGTTATTAAAGGGAGAAACAAATAAAGTTAGACAAATTATACATAAATTTAGTATGAATAGTCAATAATCTTAATAAGCCTCCCATATAGTTTGTGTATAATAGGCGGTCACGAGCATAACTAGAGTAGGGttggttttattttattgtttccCCTCTTTTATCTAGCGGGCATTTTTTTTAGCAGGCTGAGCTGTATTGTAATTAGAGGATCCTAGTTGGTTTTCTGTTATTATGTCCAGTACCTATATAAAGGGTGAGGGGATTCATTTGTAAGGGAAGCTGGGAAATAGAGAGATTTGGTCTAAGGAGAGAGCAACCCTCTCGAAAGGTTGAATTTTGGAGAGCCTAGCCTCTAGAATGCTAGCTGTATTCTTTGCCATTGATATCAATAAAGTATTTTCTTTGAGGGATTTCATCAATTGTGTTTAGTTTCTGAGATAGAAGGTTTCTAACCTAAGAAAGTTCTATCAAATTGGTGTGGCGACCTGCGGACATGGGGCCTAAGAAAGCAGCGGAGAAGCATGATCCTACTATTGGAATCGAGAGGAATTTGAAGCTCTGAAGACAGAAGTCTCTGAAATCAAAGGTACCATTCAGAATTTGATACAGGAGATGGCAGACAAGATTCAACAGCAGCTGCAAGAAACCCTTCAGCAACAGTTCAAGGCTCTCATGGCAGTTCAAGAAAAGTCAAGAACACTCCAAGAAACAGGGGGAGAGGTGAATGGCACTGCTGGCAGCCAGGAAAAAGGAAAAAGTAAGGGGTCGGAGACACCATTTGACCCCCAGCCGAGTGAGGGACGATCAGATTTTCGAAAAAGGTCTGCTGGGACGTCACCAACAGCAGGTTTCCAAGGGGATCGAAACTTCGAAAGAGGTTCCTTTGACAGGGATCAACACAAGACATGTTTCCGCCATGAAAATCGTCTTAAGAAACTGAAAATGCCGACCTTTGATGGTGAATCCAGATGGGTGGATAATGCAAGCAGAGATATTTTTTATTTGCAATGGCTATGATGAGGACGAGAAGATTGAGGCTGCCTTCATATCATTTTCTGGTGATGCTCTACTTTGGTACCAATACGAGAGCAACAAGAGACCCATTCATAGTTGGGAGGAGATGAAGAGATTGATGCTCCGCCATTTCCGAGACACACAAGAGGGTTCGTTGTATGACAAGTTTTTGACTGTCAAACAAGAGGGGACAGTTTCAGATTATAAGAAGAGATTTATTAAGCTCTTGGCACCTTTGAAGACAGTAGACCCGGCTGTGCAACTAAGTACATTTTTGAATGGTCTACTTCCATCCTTAATAGCAGAATTGAGAGTTCACAGACCCCGGAATGTGGATGAAGCCATGGATATTGTTCAAGACATAGAGGACAAGAACAGAGCCTCAAGACATCGTTACCCACCCTCCAACCGCACAGCACTACGCAAGTCATCGACAAGAGCAGAGAAGGCACCAGCACGGACGTACTTGACGAATTCCACTACTTAAGTTCGAAAGCTCACTGACTCAGAAATCCAATACAAATGCCAAAAGGGGCTGTGTTTTTGTTGCGACGACAAATGGTCTCCGGGCCACCGCTGCAAGAAAAGAGAGTTACAAGTCATCATGGGCCCTGGGGAGATTACCAACACCGTTTCAGAACCAGAATCCGAGGAAGACAGTGAAGACAAAGTGGAATTAGACTCAACCGAAATGCAGAAAAATGTGGAAGTTTCTTTTCAATCCGTGGCTGGGTTATCAAACAATTCAACCATGAAACTCAAGGGACATCTTGGCTCGAATGCAGTAGTAAttcttatagactcgggggctaCTCACAACTTTGTCTCTAAGGTGCTAGTAGCTAAAATGAATATCCCAGTCACGAAGACAAAGGAATACGGGGTCACGATGGGAAATGGAGACTTGATGAAATGCGAAGGAGTTTGCAAAAACTTGAATATCCACTTCCAAGGCGTggatgtttgggatgattttttgcATCTACCTTTGGGGAGTGCCGATGTTATATTAGTATTACAGTGGCTCACTACACTTGGCATGACCAAAACCAACTGGAAGTTGCAAACTATGGAATTTCAGATTGGAAAATAGATCCATCTCTTGACCAATCCTTGGTGTCTTTAAAGACCATGGTTAAAAATCTTCAAGCTGAGAAACAAGGTTTTATTTTGGAGTTAAATCATGTCCACAAGGAGGACACCCTTTCGGACCCTACTGTGCCAGAATTTTTGGCACACATTCTCGATCAAAACATTGCTGTATTTGACATGCCTGAAGGCCTACCCCCAACAAGATCACATGAACATGCAATTACACTTCAGCTTGGTTCTGCCCCAATCAACGTTCGACCATACAGATACGCTCATTCACAAAAAGCTGAGATAGAGAAATTAATCTCAGAAATGATGGCTGCTGGAGTAATACAGCAAAGCACCAGCCCTTTTTCATGTCCAGTTCTCCTTGTCAAGAAGGACGGCTCATGGAGATTTTGCGTCGACTATCACGCCTTAAATAGAGTAACCATACCAGATAAGTATCCCATCCCAGTAATAGATGAGCTACTAGATGAACTTAATGGTGCTCTAATTTTTTCTAAATTGGATCTGAAATCAGGGTACCACCAGATATGAGTGCGACAAAAAGATGTGCACAAACTGGCATTTCGAACGCATGATGGCCACTATGAATTCCttgtcatgcctttcggattaACCAATGCTTCAGCCACCTTCCAATCACTCATGAATGATGTGTTTTGACCATATTTGCGCCACTTTGTGCTGGTATTTTTTGACGACATACTTGTGTACAATAAGACACGAGCTACATCAACAGCATCTGGCACAAGTTTTGGCTCTTCACCGCAAACACCAGCTCTTTGCTAATAAAAAAAATGCACCTTTGGACAAACAATGGAGTATCTCGGCCACATTATTTCTCAACAAGGGGTAGCGGATGATCCTGACAAAATTAGAGCAATGCTTGAATGGCCACTACCTAAGACCATCAAAGCTCTCCGAGGATTCTTAGGCCTTACGGGCTATTACAGAAACTTTGTCGCCAATTATGCCCGCATCGCTCAACCCTTGATCGATCAGCTCAAAAAAGACTAGTTTTCATGGGTTGAAATGGCTGAACAAGCATTCTGTAATCTCCAAGAAGCGATGACTCAGGTTCCGGTACTAGCATTACCTGATTTTTCTCAGTCCTTTGTAATTGAAACTGATGCTTCTGGCCACGGGTTGGGGGTTGTTCTGTTTCAAAATCAGAAGCCAATTGCCTATTATAGTCAAATTTTGGGTGTTCAAGCTCGAAGGAAATCTATCTATGAAAATGAGTTAATGGCAATAGTATATGCAATAGCTAAATGGCGTCCTTATTTGCTAGGTCGTCAATTTGTAGCGAGGACCGATCAACAAAGCTTGAAATTTTTGTTGGGACAACAAGTTATAGGCTCGGAATATCAGAAGTGGGTCTCTAAGCTTATGGGGCTGGATTTCGTGATCGGATATAAACCAGGTGCCCACAACAAAGTAGCGGATTATTTATCACGTCAAGTTGACGTGGCTACACTTGACACAATGGTCACTTCAGAATGGACCCTTTGGCCAGGTTTAGCAATAGAAATTGCCGCTTATCCAGTGTTGCAACAGTTGCTTCATGAGGTAAAAACAGGCAGCAAGGTACATCATGGGTTTCAAGGCCACAATGACCTCCTTCATTATAAGAACCGCTTGGTTATCCCAAAGAAATCCACACTAATCCCTCGAATATTGGAAGAATTTCACAATACACCATTTAGTGGACATTCGGGCGAACTCAAGACTTACAAACGAGTGACAGCCGAGCTCTTTTGGGAGGGACTTCAAGAGGATGTGCACCGATTTATACAACGTTGCACTATTTGTCAACAAAACAAACTGCTCACCACTTCCCTCGCTGGCCTATTACAGCCCCTCGTCCTTCCGGCACAAGTATGGGATGAGGTCACTGTGGATTTTATCGAAGGACTACCTAAGTTGAAAGGATGGGACACTATCTTAGTGGTTGTTGATCGCCTCTCTAAGTATGCCCATTTTATCAAACTAAAGCATCCATTTTTTGCTCCTACAGTAGCTGAATTTTTTATGAAAGAGAAAGTTAGATTACAAGGTCTTCCTCAATCAATAATCTCAGATAGGGACAAAATTTTCTTAAgccttttttggagccatctctTCAAAATACAAGGTACTACGTTGAAGAAAAGCACAGCCTACCATCCGCAAACCGATGGGCAATCCGAAGTGTTAAATCGCTGCCTAGAAACAAATCTACGCTGCTTTACTTACCAGCAACCAAAGCAGTGGTCAAAATGGGTAGCATGGGCCGAATATTCTTATAACACCTCATACCATTCCTCACTCAAGAGCACTCCATCTAGAGCTCTTTATGGCAGAGACCCTACTACCCTTATCCCATACAAGAAGGGGACTACCATAGTGTCATCCGTGGATGAACTACTAGAATCTAGAGATGCCATTTTAGATGAACTACGTATGCATCTTCTCCGAGCCCAACACCGAATGAAGCTACAAGCAGATACGAAGAGAAGACCGCAGGAATTTTCTATTGGCGACATGGTTTATCTCAAATTAAGACCATACTGCCAACAATCCCTTGCCAAACGCCCTAATGAAAAACTCTCAGCCTGATACTATGGACCTTTCCCCATCATCCAACAGATTGGTTCGGTAGCATACAAACTTCAGCTTCCTGACCATGCACGCATCCACCTTGTCTTTCATATTTCCCAGCTCCGACGAGCTATTGGCAACGATCCAGCTACTCCAACCATTCCACCACAACTCACGGCAGACCTTGAACTTCAAGTGGAGCCTGAGGCAGTCTTGAATCTCCAATTTGCTACTGCCGACAATGTCTACCCTTCGGAAGTCCTAATAAAATGGAAGACCTTACCAGAATTCGAAGCTACATGGGAGCCTTTCCACACCATCAAGGAACAATTTCCTTCctttcaccttgaggacaaggtgaagTTTTTTGGGGTATTGAAAAGCCTCCCATACAGTTTGTGTATAATAGGCGGTCACGAGCATAACTAGAGTAGGGTTGGTTATATTTTAttgtttcccttattttatcTAGTTGGCATTTTTTTTAGGAGGCTGAGTTGTATTGTAATTAGAGGATCCTAGTTGGTTTTCTGTTATTATGTCCAGTACCTATATAAAGGGTGAGGGGATTCATTTGTAACGGTAGCTAGGAAATAGAGAGATTTGGTCTAAGGAGAGAACAACCCTCTCGAAAGGTTGAATTTTGGAGAGCCTAGCCTCTCGAATGCTAGCTGTATTCTTTGCCATTGATATCAATAAAGTATTTTCTTGAGGGATTTCATCAATTGTGTTTAGTTTCTGAGATAGAAGGTTTCTAACCTAAGTTCTATCAAATCTTgcatacatttatttatttattttgttgtaatCTTGCATACATAGTTAGACAGCAAGGAGAAAATTCAACTGTGTAAAAGACAACTACAACAATATTGGCAGTAAAATATAATTCTGAAACGAAATCCAACTTGCACCCAAATCTCCTTTCTTTCACTGAAGGACCTTTCTCTCAGTAAAACACACATATACTCACagacaaaaaaaaaaccaaaaccaaCTACAAATGGAATTTAGTTTTTAACCTTAAGTGTCTTTGTTTCCTTTACTTTCTTTGCAACTCAAATCATTCATTTCAAACTCCACACTTAATTGTGTTTTATATGATTGATTTAGACAAGTTCACCAAACAAATTTCAACAATCATATTTAGGCATTATGTAAGAAAGGAAACCAAAACAAAGGCCGTGGGAGTTTTGTAGCAAATGTGGAGATTTATTATATGGCCAACAGGCTAGTAACCATTAAGACCAAGAAAAGACCACTATGTCTTTGGGCCGTGGGAGTTTTGTAGCAAATGTGGAGATTTATTATATGGCCAACAGGCTAGTAACCATTAAGACCAAGAAAAGACCACTATGTCTTTGGGCCGGATTAAGACACATCTTCATCTTGGAAGATTCATAACGTCACATTAATGACTTTATTTCCACTCTAGAAATTATCAACTATTAGAGGATCTTTCAACCTCTAAAGAACCTCTCTCACACTGAAAGAATAAAGACTAGGAATTAGAATCCTTTGATCATCACTCCTAGTTGGGCCATGGGCGTGAATCTAATTTGAGATTTGGTGGAAGCAATTGAGTGTTTCTTAATTGCTTTCAATGGACATCAACGTCACTTCATGAATCTTCTGAGATTTCCATTgattttgcaaaaaaaaaggTGGCATTCTTTGGGACAGTCAAGCCTAACTTTTTATACACTACACATTCAAAAGTCATAGAAATACAATGGACACTGTTTTGTAGATTTTACAACACGATACTAAATCTAAACTAGACATCCTTTAATTTTTCTTCCGACTTAAAATTTCAGGTGTTGAGAAGACAGATAATGTCAGTAGACGAATAGCCAAACACACATTTTATACTAATGACAAGCATTTTATGGTTAAGGTAAACATGGGAGAGGCAAAATATATAGTGCAATTCAATAGTTAGACTGAGGAATTATAGCAATTACTTTGTAAATTCCCAGTAGGGACTCAAACCTTAGATATTCGCAACAAAATATTTTCTTTGCACGGCGGTAAAAAAAAATATGCTTTTTTTTGTGGGATCACTATATGAGCTACCATTCTTGGGTTCAATGGCACTAATCTGGACAGTTCTAAGTCATCAACAATATTATTCAAAAAAAATCTGAAGAAATTTTCAATTTTACTCACATGGTTCTCCACTGGTATTTACTTGGACTAAAACCTTCAAAGGATTCCTTGCAAGGCTTGACACTGCATTGTCAAGATGATTTGCAATCTAAAGATAAcaaataaatttcaaaatatgGTAATTGTTGTGAGTGAACTTCTTTGTTGAATATATTAGAAAGTACATTTATATGAAGAAaccaattcaagcttaaagacCAAAGATTATTTTTTGTTCATTTAGAATAGCGATTCAAtaatatatatgcacataaatatatatatatatatacatattcttACCTTCTCACTGTGCACACCCTCAACCATGCTGATATTAGGAACTCCAGCtgcaaaaaattaataaatctatGGTCTCAAAAATCATACTCTAATGAActcaaaagaaaatcaaaaggaAAATCTAAGATCTGTATTGCCATTTTAAGCATTACATCCCTCAAAATTGAACCTTTGTGCTCTATAACAACAAAGTTTTTATTTTAGAGTTACAAATGACAATTGCCCAAATGGACATAAAACATTTAAGATTTGGAATAATCAAACCCAACAACTTTACCATTAAATTGATC
The Humulus lupulus chromosome 6, drHumLupu1.1, whole genome shotgun sequence DNA segment above includes these coding regions:
- the LOC133782365 gene encoding uncharacterized protein LOC133782365 — its product is MAASAVERASLVALRSVVVRVRQAAERSSRKAEEVRVVAVSKTKPVSLIRQVYVAGHRCFGENYVQEILEKAPQLPEDIEWHFVGHLQSNKVKSLLAGVPNISMVEGVHSEKIANHLDNAVSSLARNPLKVLVQVNTSGEPSKSGVDPSGVVELAKHVKLHCPNLLFSGLMTIGMPDYTSTPENFRTLSNCRLEVCKTLGLTEEQCELSMGMSGDFEQAIEMGSTNVRIGSTIFGPREYAKKQ